CGAGGTCGATCAGATCTACAATCTGGCGTGTCCCGCTTCCCCGGTCCATTACCAGTACAATCCTATCAAGACGGTCAAGACCAACGTGATGGGAATGATCAATATGCTCGGGATGGCAAAGCGCGTCAAGGCTCGTATCCTGCAGGCATCGACCAGCGAAGTTTACGGTGACCCGTTCGAGCATCCGCAGACCGAGAGTTACAACGGCAACGTCAATCCGATCGGCCTCCGCAGTTGCTACGACGAAGGCAAGCGTGTCGCTGAGACATTAATGATGGACTATCACCGGCAAAGCGGCGTCGATACGCGTATAGTCCGTATTTTCAATACTTACGGCGAACGAATGCTTGAGAATGACGGTCGGGTCGTGTCAAACTTCATCGTCCAGGCTCTCCGCGGACAAAAGCTGACCATCTACGGTGACGGCACACAGACGCGTTCCTTTTGTTATGTCAGCGACCTCGTTGAGGGCTTTGTCCGATTAATGAATACCGAGGGCGACGACATCCATATGCCGGTCAATATCGGCAATCCCGGCGAATTTACGATGAACGAACTCGCCGCTGAAGTCGGCCTGGCAACGCGCAAGACTGTCGATGTCGAACATCTGCCGCTACCGCAGGACGACCCTAAACAGCGAAAGCCGAATATAGAACGCGCCAAGACTTTGCTGGGTTGGGAACCGAGAGTTCCGCTTCGCGACGGACTGCTCAAAACGGTACAATATTTCGAACGAACTCTCGCAAACTAAGACTATGAAGATACTCATCACCGGCGGCGCCGGATTTATCGGCAGCCATCTCTCCGACAAACTCATCGCCGAGGGCCATCAGATCACCGTCATCGACGATCTCTCGACCGGACGATATTCAAATATCGCCCATTTAGAAGACAAACCCGGTTTTCGCCTGATCATCGACTCGGTGCTCAACGCCGGCCTGATGGAACGCCTGATCCGCGACACCGACCGCGTCTATCATATGGCAAGCGCCGTCGGCGTCCGCCTCATAATGGAGCAGCCCGTCAAGACGATCGAGACCATCTTTCACGGTACCGATGCCGTGCTCAAATATTGTTCGCGGTACCGCAAACGAGTGCTGATCCCCAGCACATCCGAAGTTTACGGCAAGGGCCTTACGATTCCCTTCAGCGAGGATGACGATCTGCTCACCGGCGGCACCGACAAGCACCGCTGGGCATACGCTTGTGCCAAGACGCTTGACGAGTTTCTGGCTCTCGCCCACTGGAAGGAAACGCAGCTTCCGGTCGTCGTCTGCCGACTCTTTAACACTGTCGGCCCGCGTCAGACCGGACAATACGGGATGGTCGTCCCACGATTTGTCCACGCTGCCTTGCGTAACGAGACGATCGAGGTCCACGGCGACGGCAGCCAGTCGCGCTGTTTCGGCCACGTTGCCGACGTCATCGAGGGCCTGACCAAGCTTATCGAGACTCCGGCGTGCTTCGGCACTGTCGTCAATCTCGGCAACAGCGAGGAAGTTTCGATCCTTGGGCTGGCACAGAGGGCCATCGACCTGACCGGCAGTACGAGTGAGGTCAAGTTCATTTCCTATGACGAAGCCTACGGAGCCGGCTTTGAGGATATGCAGCGTCGCGTGCCGAACCTCGAAAAAGCGGAGCGCCTGATCGGCTATCAGCCAACCCGAACACTGGATAACATCATCAATGATGTAGCCGCCGAATATCGCAATGATTCGGCAAACTCTGTTGCCAATGCATAAAGTTAGTAAATTTCAGTTTCGCCCCTCGCTCAGCATTTTGACGGTATTCGCCGCCATTTTGATTTTTGCCGCCTCAGGACTCGCTCAGAGCAGCGGCGGCATCAAGGGCAAAGTCCGTAGTACGCGCGGCGGCGGCATTGCCGGTGCGACCGTGACGGTCCGCCTAGACGGCAAAGACGTTAAGTCCTCAACCGCCAATTCGAAAGGCGAATTTACCATCGATGGCCTTACAGCGGGGGTCTATAATCTAGTTTTCGAGGCCAAAGGCTATTCCAGCGGCGTTCTCTACAAGGTAAATATAAAAGGCGGCAGTATCGGCGACCTTGGTGACAAACTCATACTCTCGCCCGATCAAGGCTCGCTCGTGATCGTTAAGGGCAGCGTATTTTTTAAGGACGGCACCAGCGTCATCGGCGCCAAGGTGGACATCGAACGCGTAAATTCTGACGGTTCGGTCAAAAAACTCGGTAGCGGAACTACCAACATCAGCGGCGAATTTACCTTTCGCCAACCCGAAGGCTCCGCCACAATCCGAATTACCGCCAAATACGAAGGCACCTCCGGCTCAAAAGAGATCGAAGTCGCCGAACCCGCGATCTACCGCCTGGCCATCACCCTCGACCGAAACAGAAACGAGAAATAGCGATCTGCCGCATCCCCGGAAAAGCAAGGGCCGTCGCCCGGCACACGGTCCGCCCGCGAACGCAAGCAACCTCGCCAGCATACGCCCTTTCTCCGGCATAGCGGAGGCTGTGAATTCGCATGCCAACAGCCCAAAAACGTTCCCATAAGCCCGCGAATGCGGGCGGCAGCATAAAGCAACGGGTGACGCCAACGGCGAACCCGTGGTGCTGATTCCGGAATCATCAAACTCCACTCCTTGGTAAGGAGGGGAGTTTTTCGGATCTCAGTTACCTTTACGTCGAGCCTCGTTGCATCTATGCAATGTTGCTGTATCGTTGCAATTTATGATATAATATAAATTAACCAATCAACGGATCTTTGAAAACTTACGACGGAGTCAACAAATACAGCGGTTATGGGATTTCCAAGCACATTTTGTGAACCTGAGGGGAAGGAAATTAATTAGGGACACTTTTCGCCCGTAACTCACAGCAAACGCACGGCTTAGCGTGACAGAGCGTGTAAGGCAACTGTTTCAAATTAAGTTGCCCTAATTTGGGACAGCAGGGGACGATTCGGACAGGCCGGCAAAGCAACTTTGTATGGCCGTTAGTTTATCGTCTCGGAGATCTCGTCCGCCGGGCGCATCGATTCCATACTTGCCGAATCGGCGACGATCAGGGGAAATTCGTCGATCACGCCGCCATTGGCGATCGTCTGGACCCAATATGTGCCGGCATCGGGGAAAACGACATTGACGAAAAAGCTCACGTTATCGGTAAACCCTCCGGCGGCGAGTTCGATGGTCGTCGGTTGCGATGTGACAACGACGTTCGAGCGGTCGGGTGAGAGAATGCGGACCTCGGTCTGGTGATTGCCCTCGCCCCTCCAGTGATTGATCACGGCAAATTTGATTAGTGATACCGGCAATTTTTCGACCATTATGTTTTGAAAAATGCCCATCAGCGATATCTTATTGCCCATCTCGATCCGGACGTCATCGCAGAGCAGTGTGTAATCGAGTGTTAACGTCATTGTTGCCATATCTTAAAATTTAGAAAGCTCTTCGCCGTCTGTTGCCGGTAGTCTTAAAATTCGTAAGCTAATTCTTACTTTTCCTAGTACGGCGGGTCAAGGTTATAATTGTGTAAAGATCAAGTTATAGGAAATTGATCGAGGGGTGATTGCCAAATGCTGATGTATGCTCTGATCGGCCTGCTTTTTGTGCTGATCGGATTAACCGGATTTCAGTTTGCTTATATATTCTACTTTGACCGGATCGACCGCGAACGCAAAAAACACGTCCGCACTGTCGAAAAGCGGGCTTCCCGTCTGGCCGGCAGGCTCGAACGTGCCGAGGCGACCATCGCCAAGCAGAATGCCCTGTTGGCGATATATGAGCCGTCTGCTGATCGATCCAAATCCGCTGACGCCGAAGACGAATCGTGGGCCGAGGTGCTCGATGACGCCTAGTCGAGCTTGAGTTTGACGATGGTCGCTCCCCAACTCCCCGAGAACTCCGGTGCGTTTTTGAATGATTCGACCACGACGGACTCAGCAAGCACGCTGCGAACTATCTCACGCTGGACGCCGACACCCTTGCCGTGAATTATGCGTACGATCGTAAACCTTTTAAGGTGTGCCTCGACCAGATAAGCCTCGACGACCTTTTTCACATCCTTTGGGCTGAACGAGTGCAGATCGATCGAGTCCGTGATCTCGATCTCGAATGGCTCGGGAAACGGGCTTTCGGCGTCGTTCATAGAGTAGTTACTTCGTCTTGGTCTGATACTGAGCAATATCCTCGGGCGGAGTTACCCTCATCCGCGATTTATCCTTAAAGACGACGAATTGTTTAGTATCCATTCGGCCCTCGGCGTTGCGTATTTGTAGAGTGAATGTCTTATTGTCGCCCTTACCCTCGACCTTTAGCGGGAGCGATCCCCACACCTCGGTATTCGGAGCATTGCGCCACACGGTGTAATAACTCTGATCGTACTTGTCGAATGCGAGTACAAGGATGCCGTCAAAATCGGGCTCGACACCGTCGATCGGCTTAACGGCATTAGTCCGGGTCAGGATAACCCAACTGCCGGGAGTCGAACCGCGGCCGACCGTGCCCTTATCGGCAGTCTCGGCGTCAAGCCTTTGCCACGTAATGAATTTGCGGTTGTTTTGCTGGAAAAATACGATATCGCTCGGCACTTGCAGTTCGACCTGGCGACCGAAAAGCCATCCGGCCGGTGCGGGTGAGATCGACGGATCGAGTCTGACCTGATACCAGATGTCGTACTTGTCCTCCAGTTTATCCGGTTCGCCTGCTTCTTTAGCGGATTCGATCTCACTGTTTTTCGAACGCTTTCCGGATTTCTGCTGGCCTTTCGGAGCGTCATCGACATCGGGGACTTCCTGCTTAGGCACGAATTTCCACGACATTA
This is a stretch of genomic DNA from Chloracidobacterium sp.. It encodes these proteins:
- a CDS encoding GDP-mannose 4,6-dehydratase, with translation MKILITGGAGFIGSHLSDKLIAEGHQITVIDDLSTGRYSNIAHLEDKPGFRLIIDSVLNAGLMERLIRDTDRVYHMASAVGVRLIMEQPVKTIETIFHGTDAVLKYCSRYRKRVLIPSTSEVYGKGLTIPFSEDDDLLTGGTDKHRWAYACAKTLDEFLALAHWKETQLPVVVCRLFNTVGPRQTGQYGMVVPRFVHAALRNETIEVHGDGSQSRCFGHVADVIEGLTKLIETPACFGTVVNLGNSEEVSILGLAQRAIDLTGSTSEVKFISYDEAYGAGFEDMQRRVPNLEKAERLIGYQPTRTLDNIINDVAAEYRNDSANSVANA
- a CDS encoding SDR family oxidoreductase, coding for MRILVTGGAGFIGSHLCERLLNEGNEVICLDNFFTGRKANIAHLMDNKAFELVRHDVTEPILLEVDQIYNLACPASPVHYQYNPIKTVKTNVMGMINMLGMAKRVKARILQASTSEVYGDPFEHPQTESYNGNVNPIGLRSCYDEGKRVAETLMMDYHRQSGVDTRIVRIFNTYGERMLENDGRVVSNFIVQALRGQKLTIYGDGTQTRSFCYVSDLVEGFVRLMNTEGDDIHMPVNIGNPGEFTMNELAAEVGLATRKTVDVEHLPLPQDDPKQRKPNIERAKTLLGWEPRVPLRDGLLKTVQYFERTLAN
- a CDS encoding Smr/MutS family protein gives rise to the protein MNDAESPFPEPFEIEITDSIDLHSFSPKDVKKVVEAYLVEAHLKRFTIVRIIHGKGVGVQREIVRSVLAESVVVESFKNAPEFSGSWGATIVKLKLD
- a CDS encoding carboxypeptidase regulatory-like domain-containing protein — translated: MHKVSKFQFRPSLSILTVFAAILIFAASGLAQSSGGIKGKVRSTRGGGIAGATVTVRLDGKDVKSSTANSKGEFTIDGLTAGVYNLVFEAKGYSSGVLYKVNIKGGSIGDLGDKLILSPDQGSLVIVKGSVFFKDGTSVIGAKVDIERVNSDGSVKKLGSGTTNISGEFTFRQPEGSATIRITAKYEGTSGSKEIEVAEPAIYRLAITLDRNRNEK